From a region of the Daphnia pulicaria isolate SC F1-1A chromosome 1, SC_F0-13Bv2, whole genome shotgun sequence genome:
- the LOC124320279 gene encoding uncharacterized protein LOC124320279 translates to MVAPNRRNGGVQLLLILAAAISLTLAAPSFKELNKFRQKQKNKILSTTTTTPAPHTNATSCEEKYRNGGKSSFDETSLNTDIKRLMESYHNWGELLAQAPVAITTLGKLIIMSNQKLDFPIDESLPTDGFKHIKYPKSFRTTLLQISHSGYLAFLKAHTNMDRIRMYNSNVPSHIKDITRYLMSKKEIFIVNLLPISLGYIKKAADQSKELSQQVEKEFELVVKLIQETIQAVTYTKGGKEIKLSEVVFDIDVSKISHDFSQNETKLLQEKKETLSRMLLNFDYRQKNILVRTIYGNEDFVINLSKEWLSQTGGRDEKHNQVFYGKNNWIHNYTDERVEADLCLEQNDQHLLELIINMGQYRLRYELWQKSSSKEKFDGREDLVKLETGLKDLKDCSTVHVIVTKFAALIKRLQNVKFNTLKKNSARPAEKEMNELILIMNKIRSETNLKTKEERKSTTDGYTNLTLIEVWRKNHLRQLGMLNSMINTTEEIVKINNQQLELRRRKTEQVLDKLKSLDITKTNLTETIRALQEGLVELVHLKGVWSKLMDFYSRMSTFMDAAALESMGLIQYLSVPIKTSIINDEDMFDFFLEKMEKANEASFLVHQISDMYVNVSDAYIMTRMASLDKMVDPLEIHNLTQYQQDLIATTKNDTENILKYITADEKSFKEELVGRHNQIMDEYQWTLDCRSSEVE, encoded by the exons ATGGTTGCACCAAATCGACGTAACGGTGGGGTCCAATTGCTGCTAATTTTAGCGGCCGCCATTAGCCTCACTTTGGCAGCCCCATCATTTA aggaattaaataaattccgacagaaacaaaagaataaaatacttTCAACTACCACCACTACTCCAGCTCCTCATACAAATGCAA cATCTTGTGAAGAAAAGTACAGAAATGGCGGTAAATCATCTTTCGACGAAACTTCCCTAAACACTGATATTAAAAGATTGATGGAGAGTTATCACAACTGGGGGGAACTTCTGGCTCAGGCTCCGGTGGCCATCACTACCTTAGGAAAGCTGATCATCATGTCTAATCAGAAATTGGATTTTCCCATCGACGAGAGTTTGCCAACTGACGGTTTCAAGCACATCAAGTACCCCAAGAGTTTCCGGACTACTTTGCTTCAAATCAGCCATAGTGGTTACCTGGCCTTCCTCAAAGCTCACACCAACATGGACAGGATCCGAATGTACAATTCAAACGTGCCCAGCCACATCAAGGACATCACCCGCTACCTGatgtcgaaaaaagaaattttcatcGTCAACTTACTGCCGATTTCGTTGGGGTACATCAAAAAAGCAGCCGATCAGAGTAAGGAGCTTTCACAACAAGTGGAGAAGGAATTTGAACTCGTTGTGAAGTTGATTCAAGAAACTATTCAAGCCGTGACATACACTAAGGGTGGCAAGGAGATCAAGTTGAGTGAAGTTGTGTTCGACATAGACGTTTCTAAAATATCCCACGACTTTTCCCAGAACGAAACGAAACTCTtgcaagaaaagaaggaaacgcTAAGCAGAATGCTACTCAATTTCGACTATCGTCAGAAAAACATCTTGGTCCGAACCATTTACGGCAACGAAGATTTTGTCATCAACCTGAGCAAAGAATGGCTGTCGCAAACCGGAGGACGTGACGAAAAGCACAACCAAGTATTTTACGGTAAAAATAATTGGATTCACAATTACACCGACGAACGGGTAGAAGCCGACCTATGTCTAGAACAAAATGATCAACATCTTTTGGAACTCATTATCAACATGGGTCAGTATAGATTGCGTTACGAATTGTGGCAAAAATCGTCGAGCAAAGAAAAATTCGACGGCAGAGAAGACTTGGTCAAACTGGAGACGGGACTAAAAGATTTGAAAGATTGCAGCACCGTTCACGTTATCGTGACTAAATTCGCTGCTTTAATCAAACGACTTCAAAACGTAAAGTTTAACACGTTAAAGAAGAACAGTGCACGCCCAGCAGAGAAAGAGATGAACGAACTTATCCTTATAATGAATAAAATACGCTCTGAAACAAATCTcaagacaaaagaagaacgcAAATCGACAACAGATGGGTATACAAACTTAACTTTAATAGAAGTCTGGAGAAAAAACCACCTTCGACAGCTGGGAATGTTGAACAGCATGATTAATACCACCGAAGAAATTGTGAAGATCAACAATCAACAATTGGAACTAAGACGTCGAAAGACAGAACAAGTTCTGGATAAACTCAAGTCACTAGACATCACCAAAACTAATTTGACTGAAACGATACGAGCCCTTCAAGAAGGATTGGTAGAATTGGTTCATTTGAAAGGCGTTTGGAGTAAATTGATGGATTTCTACTCCAGAATGTCCACTTTCATGGATGCTGCTGCATTAGAAAGCATGGGTCTTATCCAGTACCTAAGCGTGCCAATAAAAACGAGCATAATTAATGATGAGGacatgtttgattttttcttggaaaagATGGAAAAGGCGAATGAAGCTTCATTCCTTGTTCATCAAATATCTGACATGTACGTCAATGTATCAGACGCATACATCATGACACGAATGGCAAGTTTAGATAAAATGGTCGACCCCCTCGAAATTCATAACTTGACACAATATCAACAAGATTTGATAGCGACTACGAAGAATGACACCGAAAATATTCTAAAATACATTACAGCTGacgaaaaatcatttaaagAAGAGCTTGTTGGTCGACACAACCAGATCATGGACGAGTACCAATGGACATTGGATTGTAGGAGCTCCGAGGTTGAGTAG
- the LOC124320275 gene encoding uncharacterized protein LOC124320275 isoform X2, translated as MGTDNGRRLFLLLMAAQYPTGRTGVCSLFILWLICCCCCWTTALPSFGELIRIKQTALALNLTSNLEKSPAAVTSSTKLSCEERYSFAEKSAFDETYLYDEIRTLMKTYYNWGELLAPAPIAISVLGQLILMSNHRLDFPIDKNMPTGGFKHIKYPKSFRTTLLQISHDGYLAFLKAHNNMGKIRTYNANVPSHIKDATRYLMSKQELYILNLLPISLGRIKEAAEQSQQLSVEVVTEFTTVMNLIEETIDAVADTKDHKEIKLQKIETDLKMTEIVKQYSDDEADLLKQKENQFAKMLGNFERRQRDIYVETSNGDECFNLNLSRERQRGQGHEKHPDVFFRAGNWKYTFQEHSINRDPCYEESSHHLLDLLIQMAQFRDLCATWQGSSDYQQFNFIAIIEALSKTYNSFQPCTSVKVILTKLAELINKLKGFKFDANKRKLEMMCRGTEEMDDLAFLVNHLRAEKNKEVVVEKSTMMENVKLADTWTKVYESQFEMLEEMIQTTQRMLKLNEQRMEIQRQKTMQILSSIKSLNLSRVTYEEAIKALKEALKELRQLKGDWDKLIKFFSNVANFIDEAAKESFVLIDAIHSLSEDISGLDVTVLVEELLGHIGKANEAAFLVHEIANMYVTVSEKYILDSISTLDTMISIDVKKVGLVGIKRQQIKLSEDGRKAYEGILQMIKDDEDSIEKKILKRHHEIEREYGWIANCKSPE; from the exons ATGGGAACGGACAACGGACGCAGACTGTTtctg CTTTTAATGGCAGCGCAATATCCAACGGGCAGAACGGGTGTTTGCAGTTTGTTTATTCTTTGGcttatttgttgttgctgttgctggacAACAGCGTTGCCGTCATTTG GTGAACTAATAAGAATAAAGCAGACAGCACTAGCCTTGAATTTAActtcaaatttagaaaa ATCTCCAGCAGCGGTGACATCGTCAACGAAAC ttTCGTGTGAAGAACGATATAGTTTTGCAGAGAAATCCGCTTTTGACGAGACATATCTTTACGACGAAATAAGAACACTAATGAAAACGTACTACAATTGGGGTGAACTTTTAGCTCCCGCTCCCATCGCCATTAGTGTTTTAGGGCAGCTAATCCTCATGTCTAATCACAGATTAGATTTTCCCATCGATAAGAATATGCCAACTGGAGGTTTCAAGCACATCAAGTACCCCAAGAGTTTTCGAACCACTTTGCTTCAAATCAGCCACGATGGCTACCTTGCTTTCCTCAAAGCTCATAATAACATGGGTAAGATCCGAACGTACAATGCAAACGTGCCCAGCCACATCAAGGACGCCACCCGCTACCTGATGTCCAAACAAGAGCTTTACATCCTCAACTTACTGCCGATTTCGTTGGGGCGCATCAAAGAAGCAGCTGAGCAGAGTCAGCAGCTTTCAGTAGAAGTGGTTACCGAATTCACCACCGTAATGAATTTGATAGAGGAGACTATCGATGCagtggccgataccaaagatcATAAGGAGATCAAGTTGCAAAAGATCGAAACGGATTTGAAAATGACCGAGATAGTCAAACAATATTCAGATGACGAAGCGGATTTgctgaaacaaaaagaaaatcaatttgcAAAAATGTTGGGCAACTTCGAAAGACGACAGCGAGATATTTACGTCGAAACGTCTAACGGAGACGAATGTTTTAATCTCAATTTGAGTCGGGAGCGACAAAGGGGCCAAGGCCATGAAAAACACCCGGAcgtattttttcgtgccggcAACTGGAAGTACACTTTTCAAGAGCACAGCATCAACAGAGACCCTTGCTATGAAGAGAGCAGCCATCATCTTCTCGACTTGCTCATTCAAATGGCACAGTTTAGAGACTTGTGCGCGACTTGGCAAGGATCTTCTGACTACCAGCAATTCAACTTTATCGCAATTATTGAAGCACTAAGCAAGACATACAACAGCTTCCAGCCTTGTACGAGTGTAAAAGTCATTCTCACCAAATTAGCGGAATTAATCAACAAATTGAAAGGATTCAAGTTTGATGCCAATAAGCGGAAACTGGAAATGATGTGTCGGGGGACAGAAGAAATGGACGATTTGGCTTTTCTCGTGAACCACCTGCgtgcggaaaaaaacaaggaagttGTCGTGGAAAAATCGACCATGATGGAAAACGTTAAGTTGGCTGACACTTGGACGAAGGTGTACgagagccaatttgaaatGCTGGAGGAAATGATCCAAACAACCCAACGTATGTTGAAGCTCAATGAACAAAGAATGGAAATTCAACGACAAAAAACGATGCAAATATTAAGCTCTATTAAGAGTTTGAATCTAAGCAGAGTCACATACGAAGAGGCCATCAAAGCTCTAAAAGAAGCTCTAAAGGAGCTGAGACAATTGAAAGGAGATTGGGATAAACTTATCAAATTCTTTTCCAATGTCGCCAATTTCATAGACGAAGCCGCTAAAGAGAGTTTCGTTTTAATCGATGCTATTCATTCCTTAAGTGAGGATATTTCTGGCTTAGATGTTACCGTCTTAGTTGAGGAACTGCTGGGTCACATTGGAAAAGCCAACGAAGCGGCCTTCCTCGTCCACGAGATCGCCAACATGTACGTGACCGTATCAGAAAAATACATCTTAGATAGCATTTCTACTTTGGACACCATGATAAGCATTGACGTCAAAAAGGTTGGACTAGTTGGAATCAAGAGGCAGCAAATCAAACTGTCGGAAGATGGTCGAAAAGCTTATGAAGGGATCCTGCAAATGATTAAGGACGACGAGGAttcgattgaaaagaaaatactaaAGCGGCATCATGAAATCGAGAGAGAATATGGATGGATAGCTAACTGCAAATCTCCCGAATAA
- the LOC124320310 gene encoding uncharacterized protein LOC124320310, whose translation MASFNRHTGHVTIAFLLVAFAIGSSSGQSLVNLINKQNRKSASTPAHLAGIHQNETSPLVQHSTNIPSPENQSSDSTAETTESERVETFSNNYRSGDSTFPPTKSTPEYAHQQEVLTSQPGTEGNASSESEKSDSILATSTPIPALSDKVPEESIGSKRDGNGIAEDLLIPVPRSIFVLANLMKISIQSLDTAFRGTVRNQLPILRYGHSFRTTMLKISQKLSNAFSVSSTNADKIKMLCLFVPRRVKDAKKFLGKMGNFSEMVDYLYLPLRNLKETTDQTFNLSSQIDSQFGELVQLVDEVSMVQISSKLNNEQRIKNVSTELNLEKPKKKAMELEIIAIEKDIKDLKGQQLLDEAAFNRALNSLKLLQTREADESTSCLKYKPLSKIHQVCETAKREQQNFEKTLKLLHEKELEAAKKREDDNELLIRIERLSYEMRQLSEDMQLLNKTTAPLSRLKKNVTEVAEKWNNFATICGSIQSGAAESLEIVEEANRTSTVWSNQLSEKISFNLNKTKEDMFLVETVVDIYLKGSSGHIKEIVAEMEQLVTKTGDPEKHTNALRDNCKKAVEKITKLTKRKELKPQPPNKPQLTEKGT comes from the exons ATGGCTTCATTTAATCGACACACAGGTCATGTTACAATTGCATTTCTTCTTGTAGCTTTTGCCATCGGATCCTCTTCGG GTCAAAGTTTGGTCAACTTaattaataaacaaaatagaaaatcagCCTCAACTCCAGCACACCTAGCGGGAATAC ATCAGAACGAGACTTCACCTTTGGTCCAACATTCTACTAATATCCCATCACCTGAGAATCAATCATCGGATTCGACAGCAGAAACGACTGAATCAGAAAGGGTGGAGACATTTTCGAATAATTATCGTTCTGGAGATAGCACTTTTCCTCCAACGAAATCTACGCCGGAATATGCACATCAACAAGAAGTATTAACATCGCAACCAGGAACTGAGGGGAACGCGTCAAGCGAATCCGAGAAATCCGATTCAATTTTGGCTACTTCAACTCCAATTCCAGCCTTGTCTGATAAAG TGCCAGAAGAATCTATCGGGTCTAAAAGAGACGGAAACGGAATCGCGGAAGACTTGCTCATTCCAGTTCCTCGAAGCATTTTTGTTCTAGCCAATCTTATGAAAATATCCATACAAAGTCTCGACACAGCTTTTCGAGGAACTGTAAGAAATCAGTTGCCCATTCTCCGATACGGACACAGCTTCCGCACCACTATGCTAAAAATATCCCAAAAACTGAGCAATGCTTTCTCAGTCTCCAGTACCAACGCAGACAAGATTAAAATGCTTTGTCTCTTTGTTCCCCGCAGAGTAAAAGACGCTAAAAAGTTTTTGGggaaaatgggaaattttAGCGAGATGGTCGACTATTTATACTTGCCGTTGAGGAACTTGAAAGAGACAACCGACCAGACCTTTAATCTCTCCAGTCAAATAGACAGTCAGTTTGGTGAGTTGGTCCAGTTAGTCGATGAGGTTAGTATGGTTCAAATTTCGTCTAAGTTAAATAATGAACAGCGAATAAAGAATGTCTCCACTGAgctaaatttggaaaaacctaAGAAGAAGGCAATGGAGCTCGAGATCATTGCCATTGAAAAGGACATTAAGGATTTGAAAGGGCAACAATTGTTAGACGAGGCAGCATTTAATAGAGCGTTGAATAGCTTAAAACTTTTGCAAACTAGAGAAGCTGACGAATCTACATCTTGTTTGAAATATAAGCCTCTTTCCAAAATTCATCAAGTCTGTGAAACAGCAAAAAGAgaacaacaaaattttgaaaaaacgtTGAAATTACTTCATGAGAAAGAATTGGAAGCAGCGAAGAAAAGAGAGGATGATAATGAGTTGTTGATCAGAATAGAAAGATTGAGTTACGAAATGCGCCAACTTAGTGAAGATATGCAGCTGCTTAATAAAACTACCGCCCCGCTCAGTCGGCTGAAGAAGAATGTAACAGAAGTGGCCGAGAAATGGAACAATTTTGCCACCATCTGCGGAAGCATTCAATCTGGTGCCGCGGAGAGCCTCGAAATTGTTGAAGAAGCAAATCGTACCTCTACAGTTTGGAGCAACCAACTTTCCGAAAAAATTTCGTTCAACTTGAACAAGACAAAGGAAGACATGTTTCTGGTTGAAACAGTTGTTGACATCTACCTGAAGGGATCCAGTGGACACATCAAGGAAATTGTCGCAGAAATGGAACAACTAGTTACGAAGACAGGCGACCCGGAAAAACATACAAACGCTCTTCGAGATAATTGCAAAAAAgcagttgaaaaaatcacaaagctaacgaaaaggaaagaattgaAACCACAACCTCCCAACAAACCGCAACTAACTGAAAAGGGCACTTAG
- the LOC124320275 gene encoding uncharacterized protein LOC124320275 isoform X1: MGTDNGRRLFLNTAGNFVHSQLLMAAQYPTGRTGVCSLFILWLICCCCCWTTALPSFGELIRIKQTALALNLTSNLEKSPAAVTSSTKLSCEERYSFAEKSAFDETYLYDEIRTLMKTYYNWGELLAPAPIAISVLGQLILMSNHRLDFPIDKNMPTGGFKHIKYPKSFRTTLLQISHDGYLAFLKAHNNMGKIRTYNANVPSHIKDATRYLMSKQELYILNLLPISLGRIKEAAEQSQQLSVEVVTEFTTVMNLIEETIDAVADTKDHKEIKLQKIETDLKMTEIVKQYSDDEADLLKQKENQFAKMLGNFERRQRDIYVETSNGDECFNLNLSRERQRGQGHEKHPDVFFRAGNWKYTFQEHSINRDPCYEESSHHLLDLLIQMAQFRDLCATWQGSSDYQQFNFIAIIEALSKTYNSFQPCTSVKVILTKLAELINKLKGFKFDANKRKLEMMCRGTEEMDDLAFLVNHLRAEKNKEVVVEKSTMMENVKLADTWTKVYESQFEMLEEMIQTTQRMLKLNEQRMEIQRQKTMQILSSIKSLNLSRVTYEEAIKALKEALKELRQLKGDWDKLIKFFSNVANFIDEAAKESFVLIDAIHSLSEDISGLDVTVLVEELLGHIGKANEAAFLVHEIANMYVTVSEKYILDSISTLDTMISIDVKKVGLVGIKRQQIKLSEDGRKAYEGILQMIKDDEDSIEKKILKRHHEIEREYGWIANCKSPE; this comes from the exons ATGGGAACGGACAACGGACGCAGACTGTTtctg AATACTGCAGGAAATTTTGTTCACTCACAGCTTTTAATGGCAGCGCAATATCCAACGGGCAGAACGGGTGTTTGCAGTTTGTTTATTCTTTGGcttatttgttgttgctgttgctggacAACAGCGTTGCCGTCATTTG GTGAACTAATAAGAATAAAGCAGACAGCACTAGCCTTGAATTTAActtcaaatttagaaaa ATCTCCAGCAGCGGTGACATCGTCAACGAAAC ttTCGTGTGAAGAACGATATAGTTTTGCAGAGAAATCCGCTTTTGACGAGACATATCTTTACGACGAAATAAGAACACTAATGAAAACGTACTACAATTGGGGTGAACTTTTAGCTCCCGCTCCCATCGCCATTAGTGTTTTAGGGCAGCTAATCCTCATGTCTAATCACAGATTAGATTTTCCCATCGATAAGAATATGCCAACTGGAGGTTTCAAGCACATCAAGTACCCCAAGAGTTTTCGAACCACTTTGCTTCAAATCAGCCACGATGGCTACCTTGCTTTCCTCAAAGCTCATAATAACATGGGTAAGATCCGAACGTACAATGCAAACGTGCCCAGCCACATCAAGGACGCCACCCGCTACCTGATGTCCAAACAAGAGCTTTACATCCTCAACTTACTGCCGATTTCGTTGGGGCGCATCAAAGAAGCAGCTGAGCAGAGTCAGCAGCTTTCAGTAGAAGTGGTTACCGAATTCACCACCGTAATGAATTTGATAGAGGAGACTATCGATGCagtggccgataccaaagatcATAAGGAGATCAAGTTGCAAAAGATCGAAACGGATTTGAAAATGACCGAGATAGTCAAACAATATTCAGATGACGAAGCGGATTTgctgaaacaaaaagaaaatcaatttgcAAAAATGTTGGGCAACTTCGAAAGACGACAGCGAGATATTTACGTCGAAACGTCTAACGGAGACGAATGTTTTAATCTCAATTTGAGTCGGGAGCGACAAAGGGGCCAAGGCCATGAAAAACACCCGGAcgtattttttcgtgccggcAACTGGAAGTACACTTTTCAAGAGCACAGCATCAACAGAGACCCTTGCTATGAAGAGAGCAGCCATCATCTTCTCGACTTGCTCATTCAAATGGCACAGTTTAGAGACTTGTGCGCGACTTGGCAAGGATCTTCTGACTACCAGCAATTCAACTTTATCGCAATTATTGAAGCACTAAGCAAGACATACAACAGCTTCCAGCCTTGTACGAGTGTAAAAGTCATTCTCACCAAATTAGCGGAATTAATCAACAAATTGAAAGGATTCAAGTTTGATGCCAATAAGCGGAAACTGGAAATGATGTGTCGGGGGACAGAAGAAATGGACGATTTGGCTTTTCTCGTGAACCACCTGCgtgcggaaaaaaacaaggaagttGTCGTGGAAAAATCGACCATGATGGAAAACGTTAAGTTGGCTGACACTTGGACGAAGGTGTACgagagccaatttgaaatGCTGGAGGAAATGATCCAAACAACCCAACGTATGTTGAAGCTCAATGAACAAAGAATGGAAATTCAACGACAAAAAACGATGCAAATATTAAGCTCTATTAAGAGTTTGAATCTAAGCAGAGTCACATACGAAGAGGCCATCAAAGCTCTAAAAGAAGCTCTAAAGGAGCTGAGACAATTGAAAGGAGATTGGGATAAACTTATCAAATTCTTTTCCAATGTCGCCAATTTCATAGACGAAGCCGCTAAAGAGAGTTTCGTTTTAATCGATGCTATTCATTCCTTAAGTGAGGATATTTCTGGCTTAGATGTTACCGTCTTAGTTGAGGAACTGCTGGGTCACATTGGAAAAGCCAACGAAGCGGCCTTCCTCGTCCACGAGATCGCCAACATGTACGTGACCGTATCAGAAAAATACATCTTAGATAGCATTTCTACTTTGGACACCATGATAAGCATTGACGTCAAAAAGGTTGGACTAGTTGGAATCAAGAGGCAGCAAATCAAACTGTCGGAAGATGGTCGAAAAGCTTATGAAGGGATCCTGCAAATGATTAAGGACGACGAGGAttcgattgaaaagaaaatactaaAGCGGCATCATGAAATCGAGAGAGAATATGGATGGATAGCTAACTGCAAATCTCCCGAATAA